A DNA window from Octopus sinensis unplaced genomic scaffold, ASM634580v1 Contig13350, whole genome shotgun sequence contains the following coding sequences:
- the LOC115229646 gene encoding tRNA dimethylallyltransferase-like has protein sequence MKTSGGRLRPLVAVLGPTGSGKSQIAFALAKKFNGSIINADAMQMYKGLNIITNKPTPSELNACPHHLIDFLDPLYENYNVKMYKTYEGCSRPERYCVYKLDATGSKDLSTDVIPMAITIVADYLAVLSLVIIIQKQSLPLPETITLYQVNESIKLFFNKLKTGSQILPDQYANCQAMQALFKIIKIPYNVEYYKNAEEISPNG, from the exons aTGAAGACTAGTGGTGGCCGATTGCGTCCACTTGTAGCTGTACTTGGCCCAACTGGTTCTGGAAAATCACAAATAGCATTTGCATTGGCCAAAAAATTTAATGGAAGCATTATAAATGCTGATGCTATGCAGATGTACAAAGGATTAAATATTATTACCAATAAACCCACTCCTTCTGAGTTAAACGCGTGTCCTCATCATTTAATTGACTTTTTGGACCctttatatgaaaattataatgtCAAGATGTACA AGACCTATGAGGGGTGTAGTAGACCTGAACGCTATTGTGTATATAAACTAGATGCCACAGGATCCAAGGATCTGTCGACAGACGTAATTCCAATGGCAATTACCATTGTTGCGGACTATTTGGCTGTATTGTCTCTGGTGATTATAATTCAGAAAC AATCATTACCCCTGCCGGAGACAATTACGTTATATCAGGTTAATGAAAGTATTAAACTTTTTTTCAATAAACTTAAAACAGGTTCTCAGATATTACCCGATCAGTATGCAAACTGTCAAGCAATGCAAGCACTTTTTAAGATTATCAAAATACCATATAATGTAGAATATTATAAAAATGCAGAAGAAATTTCTCCAAACGGTTAA